GGGCCTTTCGTTGAGCAGTTTCTGGCAGGGCATGATCGCCGCTTCGGCGTTGATCGGGATTTTCTTCGGCGGTTTTCTCGGCGGCTGGCTGACCGACCGTTTCGGGCGCAAACGAGTGTTCTTCGTCGGCCCCACCTTGTTCATCCTCGCCTCGCTCAGCCAGTTCTGGGTGGAGTCGGCGCTGGTGCTGTTCCTGCTGCGTTTCACGCTCGGTATCGCCGTGGGCATCGAGTACCCCGTGGCCACTTCGCTGCTGGTGGAGTTCCTGCCACGGAAGAACCGCGGCCCGCGCCTGGCCACCCTGACTATTCTCTGGTTCGCCGGTGCGGCCTTCGCCTATATCCTCGGCGACTTCCTCCTGCGTCAGGGCGGCGACGATGCCTGGCGCCTGGTGCTGGCCAGCCCGGCGCTGATCGGCGCGCTGCTGTTCCTGATCCGTCTGGGGACGCCGGAGTCGCCGCGCTGGCTGCTGAGCAAGGGCCGCGCAAGTGAAGCCGAGGCGGTGATCAAGAGCGTCTACGGCGACACCTTCTCCCTGCGCAACCTGCCCGAGGAACCGGAGCAGAAGAAGCTGTCGTTCCTCAGCCTGCTGCATTCGGGCTATGGCAAACGCATGATGTTCGTCGCGGTGTTCTGGTCCTGCTCGGTGATCCCGGTCTTTGCCGTGTACGCCTTCGCGCCGAAGGTGCTTGGCGCGCTCAACCTCAAGGGCGACTGGGCCTCGTTCGGCTCGGTGGCGATCACCTTGCTGTTCGTGGTCGGCTGCATCGTCGCCACGCGGCTGATCAACAGCATGGGCCGGCGCAGCATGCTGATCCACAGCTTCTTCTGGTCGGGGCTGGCGCTGCTGGGGCTGGGTGTGTTCCACGCCGCTTCCGAACTGCTGATCCTCGGCCTGTTCGGCGCCTACGCGCTGTTCATCGGTGGCGCCCAGGTGCTGCAACTGGTCTACCCCAACGAACTGTTCCCCACCGAGATCCGCGCCAACGCCGTGGGCGTCGGCACCTCGCTGTCGCGGGTTGGCGCTGCGATCGGCACCTGGCTGGTGCCGCTGGTGCTCGATGGCTATGGCATCGCCTTCACCATGTATGCGGCAGCCGCAGTCACTTTGCTCGGCTTGCTGGTGGCCTGGGCGCTGGCCCCGGAGACCCGAGCGCTCAACCTGCAGCAGGCAGCCGCCCTCAATTGATCCCTTGCACCGCGCCGGGCTTGCCCGACGCGGCCTGAAACCTTGTGTCCAATGGAGTACCTGATCGTGAAATTCGAAGGCATCTACACCCCGGCAATCACCCCCCTGGCCACTGACGGCTCGATCGACAAGGCGGCCTTCGCCGAGGTTCTCGAATACCTGGTCGAGGCGAAGATCCACGGTGTGATCATCGGCGGC
This sequence is a window from Pseudomonas maumuensis. Protein-coding genes within it:
- a CDS encoding MFS transporter; protein product: MTNTNVSIEDVPLNRFHQLLTVRSGGGSFVDGYVLSIIGVALVQMSAGLSLSSFWQGMIAASALIGIFFGGFLGGWLTDRFGRKRVFFVGPTLFILASLSQFWVESALVLFLLRFTLGIAVGIEYPVATSLLVEFLPRKNRGPRLATLTILWFAGAAFAYILGDFLLRQGGDDAWRLVLASPALIGALLFLIRLGTPESPRWLLSKGRASEAEAVIKSVYGDTFSLRNLPEEPEQKKLSFLSLLHSGYGKRMMFVAVFWSCSVIPVFAVYAFAPKVLGALNLKGDWASFGSVAITLLFVVGCIVATRLINSMGRRSMLIHSFFWSGLALLGLGVFHAASELLILGLFGAYALFIGGAQVLQLVYPNELFPTEIRANAVGVGTSLSRVGAAIGTWLVPLVLDGYGIAFTMYAAAAVTLLGLLVAWALAPETRALNLQQAAALN